Part of the Vulpes vulpes isolate BD-2025 chromosome 6, VulVul3, whole genome shotgun sequence genome, TTGTATTGAACCTAGAGAATCTTCATATATCATAAAGTTTATAATTAAACTTCAAAATGTTCCATCAGCTGAGATAATCTCTTTGGGCAAGGATTACCTCATGTTTTGGCCATTATTTCCACCTTTAAAAGCatttcatggggcacctggttggctcagtggttgagcatctgcctttggctcaggttgtgatcccggggtcctgggatcgagtcccccatcaggttccccgcagggaccctgctcctccctctgcttatggctctgcctctctttctgtgtctctcatgaataaataaataaaatcaaaaaaaaacaaaagcatttcatGCTAGTGAATACTACATACTTACCATTCTCATGTAGGACATCCACAGCTATAGTTGTCAGGTCTTTAGTACAAGTAGCCCGAACATCCTCAGTAGGAGCAGTGAATGTGCTAAGTCCAGTTATTTTGTTGATGTAAACCATTCTCCCTAGGGCTACATCAAAATGCTGCTGCCAATCCAAAGAACATGTGCTTGACTCTTCATCTACAGAACAAGTTCTTGCTATAGATTCTTCACTCTGAAAACAAGTTCCATTCTGGTCAGGAGTGGAAACTTCTACATGACTCACTGACATTCTATTGGGAGAATCAGGACTTCCTATCTGTGGTTCTGAAGCTATAAGAACATCTGAATCTTTACTGACATCTTTAGAACGATCACAGGGTAACACCAAAGGAGTTTCTGGTATCACAGAATTCTCTGTTGTACTCTTGTTAGAGGATGTTTCACTATCTTTATTGAAGGAATTATCCTGTGTGACAGAGTCCAACACTGGAATGATGTCACTCTCTGTTTTTTCATACTTGTTTTTAGTTAACTCACAAGAATCTAGGGTTAACCCACTGCACAAGTCATGGTCTTTCCTACTGGAATCTGACTGTGGAAGTTCATCAAAATGACTCATCATTTCCACTGCTTGAGTCTCTCCTTCGGAACCTTTCATTCTGGATAATTTAGAGGCTAAAGATTTAGGAGACTGCTTGACATCCAAAGGTTTTCTGCTAAAATGAGATAATTCCTCTAGAGTTATAGGACTTTCTCTTAAGCAAGGCATCTGTTGTTCCAAACAATCTTCTTCATTGGAGAACGGAAACTTCTTTGGGTAAAGCATGTGACTTACTGGTTGACAACTATTATTTGAGTCATGTTTCATTGTAGCTACTTTATAAATGTCTGAGTTGTCTAAGTGATTCTGGTCTTTCCATGGAATGCCAGGTTCAACTTGAGGACTGAGACTGGTAgagatttcaaaattattattttctaccACTTCCATATTCAGAGGATTTTTAACCTTCCCATATTGCCTCTTAAACTTCTCTAAAGATCCTAGTTGTGAACCTAAGCTTAGCTTTTTATGGGTTATGGGTTTAGAGGAacaaatcaatttatttattttcttactaccATTTGAAATATGTGTACACCAAGGGGAAGAGGATGTGTCAGGTAATAAGCAATCTATTTGTGAGTTTTTACTACTTTCCtgagaaatagaaacatttttataagttGCTATAGGTTTGTTCTCTACCCCATACCTTATATTTGTTCTGCATAATTTTTTGTTAGACAGTTGagcaaatttcttatttaaagtgCTGGTTCTATCTTTGATTTCTGGAGTCTGAAGTGAATGGCACACTCTATTTAGAAACGTTTCTCTGGCACTCATGGGACCAGGCTGAAtacaatttttaagtaaatgttcTCTTTCAGTTGACTTAGTTTGCTCATTTTGTACCACATGAGTTATAAAGCCAGTGGAACATAATTTAACTTGTCCATAACTAAAAACGTTTGTTCTTCCACAATTActaggctgtttttttttctcttcctctctctgagcaccatgtagtctcaatagtgttgttgcaaaaggcagagattggcatCCCATTTCGGTAGCATCTTTAAATCTCTCTAGTTGATACCGAATTCCATTATTTTTCAGGATACTGGCAGCCATGCCATTAACAatagtatttgtattttgtatttctagATCATCTCCACTCTTCTCAAAGCAGTATGATGTCTGAAAAGGGCTTGCAAACATTTCTGAATGGATTCTACTGAGATTTTCTGAAGAGTTAAGTTCTAAGCaaagttttttatgtttttcattttctcctgatTCTGATACTTCAGCTGTCTGTTGTTCCAAGATCCCTGATTCTGAGCAAGAGCTATCTTTGGTTTGTAAAGATGACTCCATCACTTTACTATGGCTTGGGTCAACTGATTCATAATTATACAAAAATGaatcatttgtctttcttctgaTACCTTCCAAATCTCTAGAATTCTCggtgtttcttctgttttctatagTAGCTTTTCTTTTCACAGCTTTTGATTGAATATTAAACATTTCATAGGAATCCGAAATACTATTACATGCTTCTTGGAAATTGACCTGGTCACCTTTCTCATCAGAGGGCACATGCTTCTGAAGAGTAGCactaaataaactaaaatcattATCTTCACTAAATTCTTTAATGTCCTCACCTGATAATtccataaataatttttctttctttaaaaacattttcactgCTTCCTGAATGCAAACCAAAACAGTATCCCAGTCTTGAAATTCAATCAGCGTTTTTGCTGGCTCCATGCACACATCATATTCACAGAATTGGCACTGCATATTGATTACATATATCCCATGGAGTTCTGGATTAGCCCGATGCCGAGGACTTGAATTCACTTGTCTACTGGATGAGCCATTCTTTGGTTTGCATATAATACTTTCTCTCCtcaataaaaaatcaatgaatttatGCAGCTTTGTCCTTAAAACTAGTCTTTTGTTCACAAACAAAAACTGCATGTTCTTGTTGTAATGTGCCTCAGAGCTGATATAGCCACTAAGCTCAAAttccttatatttaaattttatttctcttaatttttggGATTTACCCAGTCCATAAATTTGACAAAATCGGGAACATACGTCTTTGGTTTTAGGGACCTGAAGAACCATGGAACCAGAAACATCATttctcaaagagaaagaaatggaagggtGCATGAGTGAGAGAGCTTCTATCCTCTGCCTAACCTTCTCAAACTCCAGTCTAGGGTCCATGCATTTCCTTCTTACAGGTAACTGATAAAATAGGTTATATACTGTTACTGTTGTCCCAGCACTTGGTCTAGTCAAGTCAGCTTCACAAGCTTTCAGGGCTTTTCCATTCTGAAACAGTTTCACAAAAGTTTTCATTGTCCTGTTTTTCTTGGATGAAATTTCCACAGCGCTGGCCATGTCAGCTATACTTGCCAAGGCCTCCCCTCGGAAACCATAAAACCTGGGATTCTCCAAGTCCTGTATAGAGTTGCATTTACTAGTGAAATAACGATTTCCCACCTTGTCTATATCATCACTCCCCATCCCGAATCCATTGTCTATCACTTGAACTTGGAAGGTTTCCATGTTCACCCTGACGGCCACACATTTTGCTTCAGCATCAATACTGTTGAGGACAAGCTCCTCAACACACTGGCCTAAGGAGCATATTGCCAAACCGGAGCGCAATCTGGCCTGTACTTCAACTGACAAGCACTTGATCATGGCAAGGTAGAAAGCTGGTAAGAACGCCAGGCACTGGTTTCCTTCTTTCACTGGAAATAATTGCCTatgggagaaaacaaaacaaaacacacacacacaatcaaagCCTCCGAGTCACACAGCATTATCCATCTCTCTCAAGCATTACAGAGAAATACCATTTGAGGTAAATTAAATCTCTTATTAAACcacattgtaaaaaaataaaacaacacaaattactGCTTTGATCTCTAGGCAGATCACACAGCTCATGTTTGGTGCGATGGATTTAATATCCAAAGCGGCATTCACAATTTCGTAATTTTCACTGCTTCTTTCTAAATCCCACATGCCCTAAAGTGAAATCATAATCACACTTGAAGCTGACCCGTAAGACAGTGTTCAAAATTCTAATCACTTCACCAAAAACAGATGTTCAAATTAAATTCAGCtagaaattcacacacacacacacacacacaaaaaaaaacccaagctagtttcataatatttatacattacaCAATAACCATGACTTTTAGTAAAAACTCATAATGAAGTGTTAAAAGACGGAGGAAACTTAAAAACTCAAATTGTCTCAAGAAGAGATGGGCATTAAGAGGTTATTATTATTCATCACTAATTGGTTAAATGTTGCCTCAGAGGAAAGAGACTGGGAATGGGAATGGGTAGGGCAGGAACTTCCTTTTCACGATCAACCTTTCTGTAGCATTTGATTTTTGAATCTTGttcacactttgagaaacagttTTCGGAAGCTGACAGCATTTTGGTATCTGACAGGTGGCTACACACTACCTTAGCAAGAGTGATGTTCTCCTGCCGCATAAATTAAGGTTAGAGTGCCATTCAAGGTCTCCTTCCTTCTTCACAGGTGAGAGGGCAGCGTGACTGGACCTCTCgcaggggggaggaggagttCTCCAAAGCCAGGAACACCAGAGCTAAATCGCAGATTTGatgttttttcctgtttgttttgttttttaagataagTAACTTTGCAGCCCGCAGCAAATGACCCGGGGAACGTCTAATGGGTATGCTGTTTGTTACCCAACCAACCTAACGATTTCTTGAGGACATCGCAGTCTTCCGTGGGCCACGGTCTGGTGCAGGTCCCCAGGGGCGGGGACTCCCGGGCGCAGGCCCGCCGCTGCAGGCCCCCAGGCTCCGGCTccaccccgtcccctcccccaactcgcCGGCCGagcccggccgccccgccgcaCGAGGCCTCCGGCCGCCTCCTGCGCAGCGGGGTCCCAAGCACGCCCGCGGAGGTCGTCACGGCCTCTCCGCCGTGACAAGGCTCCCGGGACCGTCCTCTGGACGCGTGCCTTCCCCCGAGTCCCCCTGAAGAGCGCCTCACCAACTCCAGGCCACCAACCGCCTCGGACGCCGGGCGCGCGCACGTCGGCTCGCGAGGCTCATGCACGCGCCACGAGCCTGCGCAGCGGAGGCGACTGGCTAGGAACGAGCGTTCGTCGGCGACACGCAAATGCGCATGCGCACCGGCTGTTCTCTGATTGGGAGGCTAGGTGGGGGGTCTCCAACCGCTGGTACCCCGAACTCTCCGTCCTTACACCTCGTTAGCATGATGTGAAAAGCTGTTCCCGGCagttttcacttttgcttttctcgttttcctttcctctttcttccttcgcGCCTACTGCCTACCATTTAATTCAATTTGCGTTTTGTAGGTCTTTGACTAGAAGGTCAACTATCTGAAGGTGGggattttatctgttttgtttacaGTGCCTGTCCTGTTAAGGTACTCAATGGGTGAATAAATCCACAGCCTCCCATCTTCTGTAGTTACAGCATTTCAGAGGTGGAAGAGACTGAGAAACTAGCTCAACCCTCTTAATTTACAGGCAAGGACACCAAGACTCCTTTCATTGACTTTTATTGATGTTCCTAATGCCCCCGCAGCTCCTTTTCTAACTGATGAGAACTGTAAGAACACTGTGAGAATAGGTGTTTGGGAAATTATTAACCAATCCTGTTTTTGCTGTCTCATTTTCATTGAAACCtatcattttcaaaaattgtaATTTATGACAAGTCCAGTGAGCATTTGCTGTATACCTGTTTAATGGCTGACCAAGACAAATTGGGAAACGTGAAGGGCTGATGAAGCAAAATCCTGATTATTGCTtgtagggctgctgtaacaaaataccagactggcttaaacaatagaaatttattttgtcacagttttggaggctataAATCTGAGGTCAAGATGTTGACaagttgatttcttctgaggcttctcttcttggcttgtagatggctgtcttctccctgtgtcttcacatgttCTTTTCCTCTATGCATGTACATGCCTGTGtccaatttcctctttttttaaggacACTGGGGCACATTGGATTGAGGCCtactctaatgacctcatttaaccttaattacctctccAAAGGTGCTATCTctatatagtcacattctgaggtactgttAAGACTtaaacacatgaatttgggggtaGGCAAGGTATGTGTGATACAATTTAGTCCATAGCATTGCTTTATATGAAATCCTTGCCCAGAGGAGAGGAATGACAGCAGATACTccagaaaagtaaaagtaatatGTCTAAAATGTCATTTGAACAACTAACAAATTGAAATTGTGGTATTTGTTATTATTAGGTATGGAATTTCCGGAAGAAAACTGCATGGaagccattttaaaaagtgattcagAGTTAACTGCTTTTTCTTTCAGCTCtctttaaattacattaaaattctcTTCCCACAGATGTTTACTGATATATAACCTCTTATATTGCTCAAAATGAAGTTCACCAAAAATAAAGACAGGACCCTATGCAGAAGGTTCTAgtgtagctttatttatttagaactgTGTAGAGTTGTCATCTTTCTATCATACATATATTATACAGTAATATTCAAATACCTATACTAACATAACTTACTGACCCATTCTAATACTGAACACAGACTAGTtctataataacaataaaaacaaagccagcaagtttattttagaaaatttaaattcaggCCATTATTTCACAATTTGGAAATCTGAGTAATCCAACTTTAAGATGACTTTCTCATTCCTGAAGTTTGCTCTGTCGATGTGTGATTTGGGACTTCCTTTTGTCTCAAGCCATTCCTGCATAAGACGCACTTTGGAGACGGGACCTTGCAATTGTCCTTGCACTGTGCCCTGGTCAGTGTTCTGGACCCAGCCAACCAATCCCAGCTTTTTACCCTCAgcctaagggaaagaaaaatacaagagaGAGTAAAATCCAGTGAGATTGGACAAAACAGTGAGACTACAATCTGTTGCCAGAATCTTGGCCTAGAATCAAGCCACTGAAACTAATTTGATGTTGTCCAGAACAGTCAAAACAGAACTACAGCAAGGAGAATCTCATTGACCTTAACATGAAGTGTTGGCCATTTGACTCCACTTCCTTCTTCTACCCTATAAAACCTAGGCACTAGAAATTTTCACTATATAGTCAATTTGGTTAAGTACTAAAGACTTAAGTACTAACGCAAATCAGATGCTTTCAAAACCATTCCCTAAGGCTAATTGTTGTTAGGATACTGGGCTGTATCTTGCTCATTTTCCCTTCTCCTAATCAAGAATCTAGTGGgtatattaaatagaaaaagcaTGAAGTTATCTGAtccttctctttgtcttcagCCAAGACCACACCTAAACAAATCCAGATGAATGAGTGTTCATTGTATCTTTAGAGATCATTATTTCCTGGGCAACACATTCATTTGTTCTCACTTTAGAAAAATTGTCTAATCCAAGGTATTTATGTTATATCCAAAGTCCACTTTCTGTCCTCCTCCTAGAGAAGGAAAAAGCATGTAGTGATCAGTCTCTGAACATCAAAGTTTCATGAGACTACATAACTATAAGGTTTTCACTTGACTTTCTTCTGTCTAAATAATCACACCTTTAAAGTAGAATAAGTCTATCAAGACCATGTAATCATTGTAGTTGCTTTTCTCTTAGTCTTTCCAACATTTTTTCCTCTAAGTCATGAAACTGTGGAACGACTGAAAAACTGGGAGAGGTAGCAATGTTTAGAGataaatttttttggtaaaatttgcaagcagaaatattagaaaagttATCATTAAAGTAACTTATCTAAATGGAAAGAATCggattacaaaagaaaatgggaGTTACCATGACTGCATGCCCAAATGCCAGAGGAGTGACCTAGCAAATATGGGAAATTGCTGCAGTTGGCCAAAGAAAatgttctgcacagcaaaacCATGTTTGATGAGAAACTAAAGTATCTATCAAATCAGTTATGTTCAAAGCAAAGACATGTTTGTATAATGAACAAAAAGAGACTGCAGTCAAATAACAATTTAAGGGATACAGGGGaaattaaggaaggaaaaaaaatagaagataccTACAGCACATATTAAGTGCCAAAGATGGGGGTCATAAAAAAAGGATGCAGAGAATAGATTTTAAGGAAGACTACATCCAATTGACTTTGTGTAACAATTGCACTCTTCTGCTTCAAATTAACCTAGGAGAACTGGCTATCCCCAGCTCTTTCAAATTAACTCACATGGTAACTAGCTATAATGATTATATTGAATTTTGAGCAGTAGTTTATAAAGTCAAAtagatatactttttaaagattttgtttatttgattgagagagagaaagcatgagcagggggaagagcagagggaaaagggagaggcaggctccctactgagtggggagccaaggacatggggctcaatcccatgactctgagctgaaggcagacacttaactaactgcccctcccaggtgcccctcaagtaaATCTTTAAATTGCAATGTGATTTATCTGAACTcttaagagtgaaaaaaaaaaccccaaatgtgaCTGGTATTGAGGATGGGAATTTCCGGTaggttgttttgtattttgtttttgtttttttcttaaagattttatttattcatgagagacacacacacacagagaggcagagatacaggcagcgGGAATAGCAGGCTtcaagcatggagcccgacgtgggactcgatcccgggactccaagatcacaccccgggccaaagacaggcgctaaaccactgaaccatccagggatccccctccggTAGGTTTTAATTGTGCATttgattctgttcttttttttttttttttaagattttatttatttattcatgagaggcggagagaaagagaggcagagggagaagcaggctccatgcagggatgcccgacgtgggactcgacccagggtctccaggatcacactccgggctgaaggcagcactaaactgctggaccaccgaggctgccctgattctgttcttattttgaaatgatagTATAATGTTGCTGACTCGTGTTCCATTTTGAATATCTAAGCAAGTAGTGTTTGTTCCTAAGAAAAATCCAAAAAGGCTAATTCTTCCTCATAGTCATATTctggaaacattattttaaggAACATAATCACCAATTCCAGTTTCAATCTAAAAAGAAATTCCCTTCAGATCAATAACCTAGACTTCCAACTtaggaagctagaaaaagaagatcaAGCCAAATTCCAAACaagcagaaagataaaaataataaagattagactaggagttaataaaataaagcatagaaaaaaagagaaaaatcaatgaaaccataagttggttctttaaaaaagatcaacCAAATTGCCAAGTTTTTAGCTAGActgataaaaaaagagagagaaggctcaaattactaaaatcagtaATTAAAGAGGGGACAGTACCACTAAccttacaaaaatgaaaaggattataagggaacaCCATAAACAATTGtgtgccaacaaattagataacttagatgaaaaaGGAAGATTCCTAAAAAGActcaaactactaaaactgactcaagaagaaataggcaatctgaatagacctataacaagtaaagagattgaattagtaatttaaaacttcccacaaagaaaagcctagaactagatggcttcacaggtataccaaatgtttaaagaagactCTTTCACCAatccttcacaaactcttccaaaaaacagaagaaaattccCAAATCATTCCGTTAGCCAGTATTGCCCTCACATCAAACTTAggcaaagacatcacaagaaaagaaaactataaactaaTATCACttatgaatatagacacaaaacTCTCCCACAAAATAtgagcaaatcaaatccagcaacatataaaaaggatggCACACCATGATTCATCCCAGGAATGAATGGACAgttaaacagaaaaatcaatacaccatagtttaaaaatcacattttttaaaaaagattttatttatttatttgacagagcaagcgagcacaagcaggggaaatgaGTGGcagaaggcaagggagaagcaggctcccacagaacctgatatggggctcaatcccaggaccctgagaccatgacctgagcagacacttaatggactgagccatccaggtgcccctaaaattcatattatttaaaacacaatattaataaataaagtaaaataccatattaataaatgaaacaaaacagatgatcaaCTCATTAGatggaaaaaaattgacaaaatccaacactcaaactaggaataaaaaggaacataCTCACCCTGATATAGAAAGCAtctgtgaaaaacccacagctcaCATCATAtctaatggtgaaagactgaacaGTTTCTCCCTATGATCAGGAGGAACAAGACAAGTggctcttgccacttttattcaatattatacgggaggttctagccagggcagggaaaaagaaataaaaggcattcggAGAACACACTTTGCATGacctcaatcttttaaaattcattaatactttaaaaatgaaataaaacaacaaaaaaccacaataagataccatttcATACTCATTAGATTGGCcctaataaaaaagacaatagcaGTTGTTGACAAGAATCTAGAGAAATTGACATTCTCACACATTTTTAGAGAGGATATACatggtacagctgctttggaaaatagtttggcagttctgTAAAAAGTCATACAGAGACTTACTAGGTGACCCAGCAATCTACTCTTAGGTATATATACCCAAGGGGATTGAAAATgtttacataaaaacaaatatataaaggtTCACAGCATCATTATGCTGTGAATAATTAGATATTAtatatctaatttataaattaaattttatcattagtAGGtctgtataggaaaaaacatagtatatatagggtttggtactaaCCACGGTTTCAGGTAatcactgggggtcttggaatgtattACCTGCAGATAAGGGGGGCTAGTatactgatacatgctatgaTATGGATAAACCTCGAAAACATGTTAAATACGGcaaacacaaaagaccacatattacataatcccatttatattaaatgtccagaataggcaagtccATAGAGACAGAGATGAAGTTAATGAATGCCAGGGGCTGCAGAGGgatgggatttctttttgggaTAATGAAACATTCTGGAATTAATGCACAACTTTGTGACTACACTAAAAACCACTAAAATccacttttatttaaaagggtgaattttccaatcaagaaatgggcggaagccatgaacagacatttctccaaagaagacatacaaatggccaacagacacatgaaaaaaatgctcaacatcacttggtatccgggaaatacatatcaaaaccacaatgagataccacctcacaccagtcagaatggcatGAAATGACAGGTGttagcgaggatgtggagaaagaggaaccctctttcACTTTTGGTGAAaatgcaagttggtgcagccactctggaaaacagtatggaggttcctcaaagggttgaataaatagagctaccctatgacctagcaattgcactactgggtatttaccccaaagatacaaaggtagtgatatgaaggggcacctgcaccccaatgtttatagcagcaatgtccacaatagccaaactatgggaagagcccagatgcccatcaacagatgaatggataaagaagatgtggtatagggacacctgggtggctcaaccattaagcgtttgcctttagctcagggtgtgatcccaggatctgggatcgagtcttgcatagggctccctgtgaggagcctgcttctccctctgcctatgtatctgcctctccctcatgaataaataaataaatcttaaaaaaaaaaaaaaaagatggtgtggTATAAATATACCATGGACTACTATTCAGCCatcaaggaaaaatgaaatcttgccatttgcaatgatgtggatggagctagaggatattatgctaagtgaaataagtcaataagagaaagacaattatcatatgatctcactcatatgtggaatttaaaaaaacaaaacagaggatcatagggcaagagaggaaaaaataaaacaagacaaaatcagagatgaagacaaaccataagagactcttaatcataggaaacaaattgaggattgctga contains:
- the MLH3 gene encoding DNA mismatch repair protein Mlh3 isoform X6, whose product is MIKCLSVEVQARLRSGLAICSLGQCVEELVLNSIDAEAKCVAVRVNMETFQVQVIDNGFGMGSDDIDKVGNRYFTSKCNSIQDLENPRFYGFRGEALASIADMASAVEISSKKNRTMKTFVKLFQNGKALKACEADLTRPSAGTTVTVYNLFYQLPVRRKCMDPRLEFEKVRQRIEALSLMHPSISFSLRNDVSGSMVLQVPKTKDVCSRFCQIYGLGKSQKLREIKFKYKEFELSGYISSEAHYNKNMQFLFVNKRLVLRTKLHKFIDFLLRRESIICKPKNGSSSRQVNSSPRHRANPELHGIYVINMQCQFCEYDVCMEPAKTLIEFQDWDTVLVCIQEAVKMFLKKEKLFMELSGEDIKEFSEDNDFSLFSATLQKHVPSDEKGDQVNFQEACNSISDSYEMFNIQSKAVKRKATIENRRNTENSRDLEGIRRKTNDSFLYNYESVDPSHSKVMESSLQTKDSSCSESGILEQQTAEVSESGENEKHKKLCLELNSSENLSRIHSEMFASPFQTSYCFEKSGDDLEIQNTNTIVNGMAASILKNNGIRYQLERFKDATEMGCQSLPFATTLLRLHGAQREEEKKKQPSNCGRTNVFSYGQVKLCSTGFITHVVQNEQTKSTEREHLLKNCIQPGPMSARETFLNRVCHSLQTPEIKDRTSTLNKKFAQLSNKKLCRTNIRYGVENKPIATYKNVSISQESSKNSQIDCLLPDTSSSPWCTHISNGSKKINKLICSSKPITHKKLSLGSQLGSLEKFKRQYGKVKNPLNMEVVENNNFEISTSLSPQVEPGIPWKDQNHLDNSDIYKVATMKHDSNNSCQPVSHMLYPKKFPFSNEEDCLEQQMPCLRESPITLEELSHFSRKPLDVKQSPKSLASKLSRMKGSEGETQAVEMMSHFDELPQSDSSRKDHDLCSGLTLDSCELTKNKYEKTESDIIPVLDSVTQDNSFNKDSETSSNKSTTENSVIPETPLVLPCDRSKDVSKDSDVLIASEPQIGSPDSPNRMSVSHVEVSTPDQNGTCFQSEESIARTCSVDEESSTCSLDWQQHFDVALGRMVYINKITGLSTFTAPTEDVRATCTKDLTTIAVDVLHENDTVDDTVGKESLQSLFSEWENPVFARYPEVAVDVSSGQSKSLVVKIHNVLYPYRFTKEMIHSMQVLQQVDNKFIACLMSTKTEENGEAGGNLLVLVDQHAAHERVRLEQLITDSYEKQQPQGSGRKKLLSSTVSPPLKIRVTEEQRRLLRCYHKNLEDLGLEILFPDTNDSLVLVGKVPLCFIEREANELRRGRSPVTRNIVEEFIREQVELLQTTGGIQRTLPLTVQKVLASQACHGAIKFNDGLSREESCRLIDALSWCQLPFQCAHGRPSMLPLADIDHLGQEKQIKPNLAKLRKMAQAWHLFGKAERCNARQSLEASMPPCEPP
- the MLH3 gene encoding DNA mismatch repair protein Mlh3 isoform X5 — translated: MIKCLSVEVQARLRSGLAICSLGQCVEELVLNSIDAEAKCVAVRVNMETFQVQVIDNGFGMGSDDIDKVGNRYFTSKCNSIQDLENPRFYGFRGEALASIADMASAVEISSKKNRTMKTFVKLFQNGKALKACEADLTRPSAGTTVTVYNLFYQLPVRRKCMDPRLEFEKVRQRIEALSLMHPSISFSLRNDVSGSMVLQVPKTKDVCSRFCQIYGLGKSQKLREIKFKYKEFELSGYISSEAHYNKNMQFLFVNKRLVLRTKLHKFIDFLLRRESIICKPKNGSSSRQVNSSPRHRANPELHGIYVINMQCQFCEYDVCMEPAKTLIEFQDWDTVLVCIQEAVKMFLKKEKLFMELSGEDIKEFSEDNDFSLFSATLQKHVPSDEKGDQVNFQEACNSISDSYEMFNIQSKAVKRKATIENRRNTENSRDLEGIRRKTNDSFLYNYESVDPSHSKVMESSLQTKDSSCSESGILEQQTAEVSESGENEKHKKLCLELNSSENLSRIHSEMFASPFQTSYCFEKSGDDLEIQNTNTIVNGMAASILKNNGIRYQLERFKDATEMGCQSLPFATTLLRLHGAQREEEKKKQPSNCGRTNVFSYGQVKLCSTGFITHVVQNEQTKSTEREHLLKNCIQPGPMSARETFLNRVCHSLQTPEIKDRTSTLNKKFAQLSNKKLCRTNIRYGVENKPIATYKNVSISQESSKNSQIDCLLPDTSSSPWCTHISNGSKKINKLICSSKPITHKKLSLGSQLGSLEKFKRQYGKVKNPLNMEVVENNNFEISTSLSPQVEPGIPWKDQNHLDNSDIYKVATMKHDSNNSCQPVSHMLYPKKFPFSNEEDCLEQQMPCLRESPITLEELSHFSRKPLDVKQSPKSLASKLSRMKGSEGETQAVEMMSHFDELPQSDSSRKDHDLCSGLTLDSCELTKNKYEKTESDIIPVLDSVTQDNSFNKDSETSSNKSTTENSVIPETPLVLPCDRSKDVSKDSDVLIASEPQIGSPDSPNRMSVSHVEVSTPDQNGTCFQSEESIARTCSVDEESSTCSLDWQQHFDVALGRMVYINKITGLSTFTAPTEDVRATCTKDLTTIAVDVLHENGTQYRCHPFRSDLILPFLPRAREERTMMRQNKDTVDDTVGKESLQSLFSEWENPVFARYPEVAVDVSSGQSKSLVVKIHNVLYPYRFTKEMIHSMQVLQQVDNKFIACLMSTKTEENGEAGGNLLVLVDQHAAHERVRLEQLITDSYEKQQPQGSGRKKLLSSTVSPPLKIRVTEEQRRLLRCYHKNLEDLGLEILFPDTNDSLVLVGKVPLCFIEREANELRRGRSPVTRNIVEEFIREQVELLQTTGGIQRTLPLTVQKVLASQACHGAIKFNDGLSREESCRLIDALSWCQLPFQCAHGRPSMLPLADIDHLGQEKQIKPNLAKLRKMAQAWHLFGKAERCNARQSLEASMPPCEPP